The window TTGAGCCATAACTTTTGTTTTGGGGAGTAATTGAAACGTTGTTTCAGAAAAAAAGTGTCCACGGGAATAATCTGCGCTTGCTGCCCAGTAATTTGAAGGTCGGCAGCGTAAATGGACCAGTCGTTTTCTACAATGTAGATGGTACCACTAAAGGTCTTGTCCTGCTCCCGCTTTGGTGTGATTTCGATTTGGTTGATCAGGATATTTCCATCTTCATAAAAGGTGCCTACCAACTCATAGTTGTAGTAATTAAAGGCATTTTCAGCTATGGGCGATACCAACTGGGTGGCACCTCCGAGCGAAAAGGAGTTGTCGTATAGGGAGAAATCAACATCGGAGGCCGCGTTGAAACTAAATCCATTGTCGTCTCCTGCCACCTTGGAGGCTACAATGGTCTCGGTAAAATCTTTGTCTTTTTTTGCAATATTGGAAACAGTTTCGGAAAGATATACGATACCCGTTCGTGTAGAATCCAGTCCTCCTCCAAAATCCCCCAAATCCTGACCTAGGATTCGTTCGGGAGCACCCTCGATGCGGATCAATCCTTTGGAATAGAAACTTGCGGTATAGTTGGCCAACTGTTCTTTAATGTTAGCTCTTTTTTCAATGGCTTTTTGAATGATGTAATTGGCGGGATTTTCTTTGGCATTCACTTCAATCCCGCTCAATTGTACACTCTCCTCTTGGAGTACCATATCCAATTCAACGTTGTTCTGATTGGCTGCAAGGGTTCTCTTTTCTGTCTTGTAGCCCAAGTATTTAAAAACGATGGTTTGCTCTTGGCCGGAAGAGAAAGGCAATTGATACGTCCCGGCATCATTGGTAGTGGTTCCATTAAGAGTACCTTCGATATAGATATTGACAAAGGGGAGAGGCTCTTGTTCCGAGTTGGTAACTTTTCCAAAGACTTGTGCTCCGCAGTCGATGCTGATCAGCATCAAAAACAATGAAAGTATAATTTTATGGTACATAGCAGTTGAAACTAAAACTATGAGTTAAGTGATACAGTTATTTGGGGAACATCCCTGTTCAGAGTAAATATAGCAAAGGTCAAGGAGAAGGAATCATAATAAAAACCCAATCGTTTTATTTTAAGGATATGCAGTAGAAATTATGGTCTGAATTGTGTCCAAAAAAAAACCCTAGCCAAAGCTAAGGTCCTTTAATTGGTATTTATATTCTCAATTAGCTCAATGCGTCTTTGATACGCTTAATGGCTTCTTTCAATTCATTTTCTGATGCTGCGTAGGAAATACGGATGCAATTTGGATTTCCGAACGCCTCCCCTGTAACGGTGGCCACATTGGCGTATTCCAACAAATAGAGGGAAAAATCTGAGGCATTATTGATGGTCACTCCATTCAAGCTTTTTCCAAAGAATGCCGAAATATCGGGGAATACATAAAATGCTCCTTCTGGCACGTTTAGGTTGAACCCATCAATTTCTCCCAAGAGCTGAAGCACAAGGTCCCTTCTTTCATGGAACTTGTCAATCATGTATTTGATTTTGCTTACCGGAGCTTCCAACGCTGTGATTACGGCACGTTGGGCAATGGCATTTGCGCCACTGGTCACCTGTCCCTGTAGTTTGGTACATCCTTTGGCAATCCATTCGGGGGCACCAATGTACCCGATCCTCCAGCCCGTCATGGCAAAGGCTTTGGAAACACCGTTCACGGTCACCGTTCTATCATACATGCCATCAATCCCGGCTATGCTTACGTGCCCGCCAGCAAAATTGATGTGTTCGTAAATTTCGTCGGAGACCACATAAATGTTTGGATACTTTTTAAGTACTTCTGCCAAACCTTCCAATTCTTCCTTGCTGTACACTGAGCCACTGGGGTTGCAGGGCGAACTGAACCAGAGCATTTTTGTTTTGGGGGTGATGGCCTCTTCCAATTGCTCGGGCGTCATTTTAAAATCGGTATCGATTTGGGTCAGGACTTCCACTGGAACGCCTTCGGCCAATTTTACGATATCGCTATAGCTTACCCAGTAGGGTGCAGGCAATATCACCTCGTCCCCTGGATTCAGAACCACCATGGCCACATTGAACAGCGATTGCTTCGCTCCTGTGGAAACCACGATTTGGTTAGGCTTATAATCAAGATTGTTATCTCTTTTGAATTTATTGGAAATAGCGGTCTTGAGCTCCGCATATCCATCTACTGGTGTGTAGCTGCTATAATTCTCGTCGATTGCCTGTTTGGCGGCATCCTTGATAAAA is drawn from Flagellimonas sp. MMG031 and contains these coding sequences:
- a CDS encoding pyridoxal phosphate-dependent aminotransferase gives rise to the protein MSNHLSDRIKNMSTSATLAMAAKARELRNEGKDIIGLSLGEPDFNIPDFIKDAAKQAIDENYSSYTPVDGYAELKTAISNKFKRDNNLDYKPNQIVVSTGAKQSLFNVAMVVLNPGDEVILPAPYWVSYSDIVKLAEGVPVEVLTQIDTDFKMTPEQLEEAITPKTKMLWFSSPCNPSGSVYSKEELEGLAEVLKKYPNIYVVSDEIYEHINFAGGHVSIAGIDGMYDRTVTVNGVSKAFAMTGWRIGYIGAPEWIAKGCTKLQGQVTSGANAIAQRAVITALEAPVSKIKYMIDKFHERRDLVLQLLGEIDGFNLNVPEGAFYVFPDISAFFGKSLNGVTINNASDFSLYLLEYANVATVTGEAFGNPNCIRISYAASENELKEAIKRIKDALS